The Kordia sp. SMS9 genome window below encodes:
- a CDS encoding amino acid adenylation domain-containing protein, with amino-acid sequence MNTISQHPRTNLETTIVDLIKIETLNNPTRTAIVDGELRVSYAMLQDKANEVAGELISHNIAPKSLVAVCMNRSWELIATLIGVMQAGCAYVPLDPSYPKDRIAYMLSNAQTVATIVDTDETANLCNNSEMLIRTDALNAEKDTNIKTSKNELAYVIYTSGSTGKPKGVAVEHASVVAMIDCVHDIFEAEQFDGMLAAASVCFDTSVFEIFGTLCYGGKIILAKNALDLLQLPAVDEVKTCVMVPSSVQALLSVSDLPKSIACLIFGGEALKRSLVKQAFAQKSVSRVFNFYGPTEDTVFSTTTELFEDEEIVTIGTSVKNSSSYILDENLQLLPIGEAGELHLAGNKLARGYLYDEEKTKERFIEMVPTAAIPANRLYKTGDLCCRLPNGKIEFLGRVDQQVKIRGFRIELEEIEATLEAMEGIEAAAVSVIEGGIGQKILTAFVVIAKEMAINADDIKSYVSKRLPKYMVPQVIQYLEKLPLLPNDKLDRKKLSKLQKTSNSPSHAQASNGTETFQEQPKVSNKTSKNGVLEVVQSEFGKIVNIAASDHIKSNEAFESYGLDSLSSLEFSCRLSNALDVQLPASAILEHATPERLVKYIKEMTNGAEGQTDHKPPKILSDTLTKFQFDIQSSFPTFQAANAPSWSADDKSKLVTEVLQMVNDNRRNPYGKVLQTGSAATGIVGDVYNDEVQEAIIWSTNLYFGLNRDAKVIKEATAALEQFGTGMGISASASGMTNQHVSFEKEFADLVGKEDACLFPTGYTANVGTISGLLGKNDIVVIDQLCHASIVDGARLSGATMRTFKHNDASDLESVLQSVVSPYHTVLVVLESVYSMGEGTAPVAEIVRMAKKYNALTFVDEAHSFGFYGKNGAGICAEQNATENVDFLMTTLSKALGSIGGIIAASKEHIGLLKASSRAYIFQASISPADIAAALTSLRMLRENEALRAQLWDRTRYMRKRFEDAGYDLGTGDGPIITPHFGDKDRLYAIVQSLYKRGVQTLAVTYPIVEIGRGRLRFICSASHTREDIDKTLAALIAAEKEVDAALERIENSPKNTNISQSDLEVWSVTFVKYLQQFLAKNTFTTPNLQLAFTVSEAVTPIVILIQDGMLTQNTQLLRDIPYCLVICNDQTAVSNLENYDVQGLLHNISNGSCTLKGQVEPFIWFFSRMVSFQKNSQEFSNLKSKESEEAIA; translated from the coding sequence ATGAATACAATATCGCAACATCCCAGAACTAATTTAGAAACCACTATTGTGGATTTAATAAAGATAGAAACACTCAACAATCCCACAAGAACCGCTATTGTTGATGGTGAACTTCGCGTAAGCTACGCCATGTTACAAGACAAAGCCAATGAAGTTGCTGGCGAATTAATCAGTCATAACATCGCACCAAAATCCCTAGTGGCGGTATGTATGAACCGTTCATGGGAATTGATTGCCACGTTGATTGGCGTTATGCAAGCAGGTTGTGCGTATGTGCCGCTAGATCCGTCCTATCCAAAAGATCGAATTGCGTACATGTTGTCAAATGCGCAAACGGTTGCTACGATTGTAGACACTGATGAAACTGCGAATTTGTGCAACAATTCAGAAATGCTCATACGGACGGACGCGTTGAACGCTGAAAAAGATACAAACATAAAAACCTCTAAAAACGAGTTGGCGTACGTAATTTACACGTCTGGCTCTACAGGAAAACCCAAAGGTGTTGCGGTTGAACATGCTTCTGTTGTCGCTATGATTGATTGTGTACACGATATATTTGAAGCGGAACAATTTGACGGAATGCTCGCGGCAGCTTCTGTATGTTTTGATACTTCCGTATTTGAAATTTTTGGAACATTATGCTATGGCGGAAAAATTATCTTGGCTAAAAATGCCTTAGATCTACTGCAACTTCCCGCAGTGGACGAAGTGAAAACCTGTGTGATGGTACCATCTTCGGTACAAGCCTTGCTTTCTGTTTCCGATTTACCAAAAAGTATAGCGTGTCTTATTTTCGGAGGCGAAGCGTTGAAGCGTTCGTTGGTGAAACAAGCATTTGCACAAAAATCAGTGTCACGCGTATTCAACTTTTACGGACCTACGGAAGATACCGTATTTTCTACCACGACAGAACTTTTTGAAGACGAAGAAATTGTTACGATTGGAACCTCTGTGAAAAACTCAAGTTCCTATATTTTAGATGAAAATTTACAGTTGTTACCCATCGGAGAAGCTGGCGAATTGCATTTGGCAGGAAACAAATTGGCGCGTGGTTATTTGTATGATGAAGAAAAAACAAAAGAACGTTTTATTGAGATGGTTCCAACGGCTGCTATTCCTGCAAACCGATTGTATAAAACAGGCGATTTATGTTGCAGATTGCCCAATGGGAAGATTGAATTTCTTGGACGTGTCGATCAGCAAGTAAAAATAAGAGGTTTTCGAATTGAACTCGAAGAAATAGAAGCTACCTTAGAAGCTATGGAAGGCATTGAAGCCGCCGCTGTTTCCGTGATAGAAGGTGGCATTGGTCAAAAAATATTGACAGCTTTTGTCGTGATAGCAAAAGAAATGGCGATAAATGCAGATGATATAAAATCGTATGTTTCCAAACGGTTGCCAAAATATATGGTGCCACAAGTGATTCAATATCTCGAAAAACTGCCATTGTTACCGAATGACAAATTAGATCGCAAGAAACTTTCAAAACTACAGAAAACGAGCAATTCTCCATCGCATGCACAAGCATCTAATGGAACTGAGACGTTTCAAGAGCAACCTAAAGTTTCAAATAAAACGTCAAAAAATGGTGTTTTAGAAGTAGTTCAAAGTGAATTTGGTAAAATAGTGAACATAGCAGCTTCCGATCACATCAAATCAAATGAAGCTTTTGAGAGTTACGGATTGGACTCATTGTCTAGTTTGGAATTTAGCTGTAGACTTTCCAATGCATTGGATGTACAACTTCCCGCAAGTGCCATTCTTGAACATGCAACGCCTGAAAGATTAGTGAAATATATCAAAGAAATGACCAATGGTGCTGAGGGACAAACGGATCATAAACCCCCAAAAATATTGAGCGATACGCTGACAAAGTTTCAATTTGACATTCAGTCGAGTTTTCCAACGTTTCAAGCCGCAAATGCACCTTCGTGGAGCGCAGATGATAAAAGCAAATTGGTAACAGAAGTATTGCAAATGGTCAATGACAATCGAAGAAATCCGTATGGGAAAGTGTTGCAAACAGGAAGTGCCGCCACCGGAATTGTGGGCGATGTGTATAACGATGAAGTGCAGGAAGCAATTATTTGGTCCACCAATTTGTATTTCGGATTGAATCGTGATGCAAAAGTTATCAAAGAAGCTACCGCAGCTTTGGAGCAATTTGGCACGGGAATGGGCATTTCGGCTTCTGCATCAGGCATGACGAATCAGCATGTGTCTTTTGAAAAGGAATTTGCCGATTTGGTCGGAAAAGAAGATGCGTGTTTGTTTCCCACAGGATATACTGCCAATGTGGGCACTATTTCTGGGTTGTTAGGGAAAAATGATATCGTGGTGATTGATCAATTGTGTCATGCTTCTATTGTAGACGGCGCACGGTTGAGTGGCGCCACGATGCGAACCTTTAAACACAATGATGCTTCCGATTTGGAATCTGTGCTGCAATCGGTCGTTTCTCCATATCACACGGTATTGGTTGTGTTGGAAAGTGTGTATAGCATGGGCGAAGGTACAGCACCTGTGGCAGAAATTGTACGCATGGCAAAAAAATACAATGCTTTAACATTTGTGGATGAAGCACATTCTTTTGGTTTTTATGGAAAAAATGGCGCAGGAATTTGTGCCGAACAAAATGCTACTGAAAACGTAGATTTTTTAATGACAACACTGAGCAAAGCCTTGGGAAGTATTGGCGGAATTATTGCAGCTAGTAAGGAACATATAGGATTGTTGAAAGCATCCTCAAGAGCGTATATATTTCAGGCTTCTATAAGTCCCGCGGATATTGCGGCGGCGTTGACATCGTTGCGAATGCTTCGAGAAAATGAAGCGTTGCGAGCACAGTTGTGGGACAGAACACGCTACATGCGCAAACGTTTTGAAGATGCTGGCTACGATTTAGGCACAGGCGATGGCCCAATTATTACGCCGCATTTTGGAGATAAAGACCGATTGTACGCCATTGTACAAAGCTTGTACAAACGCGGTGTGCAAACTTTGGCTGTTACATATCCGATTGTAGAAATTGGACGTGGTCGTTTACGATTTATTTGTTCTGCGTCGCATACACGCGAAGATATTGACAAAACTTTGGCAGCATTGATCGCAGCAGAAAAAGAAGTAGACGCGGCACTTGAACGCATTGAAAATTCTCCTAAAAATACGAACATTTCACAAAGCGATTTGGAAGTTTGGTCGGTTACATTTGTGAAGTATTTGCAACAATTTCTAGCGAAAAATACGTTTACAACACCGAATCTTCAACTGGCATTCACGGTTTCGGAAGCTGTGACACCAATTGTAATTTTGATACAAGACGGAATGCTCACGCAAAACACACAGTTACTTCGTGATATCCCTTATTGTTTAGTTATTTGTAACGATCAAACGGCAGTTTCTAACTTGGAAAACTACGATGTGCAAGGATTGTTACACAATATTAGCAATGGAAGTTGTACACTGAAAGGGCAAGTAGAACCGTTTATTTGGTTTTTTAGCAGAATGGTTTCGTTTCAGAAAAATAGTCAAGAATTTTCTAATTTGAAATCTAAAGAATCAGAAGAGGCAATTGCTTAG
- a CDS encoding OmpW family protein: protein MKKAIFSVFLLLAVFQLTAQEDIQSQDQDTFKKWQVRARFISVIPSESATIEAIGGDVSISTAYVPELDFTYFFTENWAAELILATANHDVEAVNTAAGNLDLGDVWLLPPTLTFQYHFPMGDFKPYLGAGINYTIFYGVDEGPIADDVDYDNSFGFAFQAGFDYALNEKWFLNVDVKKILIQTDATVNATSALGATVGADVDINPLVIGFGVGMKF from the coding sequence ATGAAAAAAGCAATATTTAGTGTTTTTTTATTGTTAGCAGTTTTTCAACTAACAGCACAAGAAGATATTCAATCACAAGATCAAGATACGTTTAAAAAGTGGCAAGTTCGTGCGCGTTTTATTTCCGTAATTCCAAGCGAAAGTGCTACCATTGAAGCCATTGGTGGTGATGTGTCCATTTCAACAGCATACGTGCCAGAATTAGACTTTACCTATTTCTTTACAGAAAATTGGGCAGCAGAGTTGATACTAGCAACCGCCAATCACGATGTAGAAGCTGTGAATACTGCGGCAGGAAATTTAGATTTAGGTGATGTTTGGTTATTGCCACCAACATTGACGTTTCAATATCATTTTCCAATGGGCGATTTTAAGCCATATTTGGGTGCAGGTATTAATTATACTATTTTTTACGGAGTTGATGAAGGCCCAATTGCCGATGATGTAGATTATGACAATAGTTTTGGGTTTGCATTTCAAGCAGGATTTGATTACGCTTTAAATGAAAAATGGTTTTTAAACGTAGATGTAAAAAAGATACTCATTCAAACAGATGCTACGGTGAATGCTACGAGTGCATTAGGTGCCACTGTTGGAGCAGATGTGGATATCAATCCGTTGGTTATTGGATTTGGTGTCGGGATGAAGTTTTAG
- a CDS encoding lecithin retinol acyltransferase family protein, translated as MSIDYQRLRIGDRIVRTKGGILSKHHVLYVGFWDNQHLIAENQLGFGVRYITLNQFLSEGQIERIEYYNYNEQSQAKIINRINKKIGTKYSLLDYNCEHFVNEILTGIAESKQIKTGIILGIGVTLCLLAFGSKSKK; from the coding sequence ATGAGTATTGATTATCAACGGTTAAGAATTGGAGATCGAATTGTGCGAACTAAAGGTGGGATTTTATCAAAACATCACGTTTTGTACGTTGGATTTTGGGATAATCAACATCTCATAGCCGAAAACCAACTTGGTTTTGGAGTCAGATATATTACTCTAAATCAATTTTTAAGTGAAGGACAGATTGAGAGAATTGAATATTATAATTATAATGAACAATCCCAAGCGAAAATTATAAATCGTATCAATAAAAAAATAGGCACTAAATATTCATTACTCGATTATAATTGCGAACATTTTGTGAACGAAATATTAACTGGAATAGCCGAAAGTAAACAGATTAAAACTGGAATTATACTTGGAATAGGAGTTACACTATGTCTTCTAGCTTTCGGGAGTAAATCGAAAAAATAA
- a CDS encoding DUF3857 domain-containing protein: protein MNLLFLKNRKVSLFIVCIGVLFYSFTSFVKDTNDDPFVTLCKNSDAYYKHTYQDITYDKYLLGYRRYVSIDNKLVVNNSNGVEEYAFLNLDEYQSNRIKSIQIRTLKSDGSIVELDSSLVFKRTSKRKPFGAIKHPIPAVEPGDTIETKYVYYENLEKSDLRAYVNLYTSIPSINSQYTVKTGTGFSVRYKTYNDFPEPEVVSNDSLIYLQFSADKVKGLELNEHSCLFCEKPYFYYTIENRDKEFRTWKNVYNEEFNILTQPMAIDREKSSYYKRWKRNTLGTAKDSSKYYQFRVLHTDILDNFSMKPPNPEEIIKSSGYFLKKKRFDMISIRRFYRQLLEDLEIDYWAVFGKNKQSGPIDMDYIRKGEFEHIFFAFKDENGILKFLYPNEEFYNYQLDEIPTSLYDTKAVLARPFLKKKKRKKDKFITRNFQLAMADSVLVATVKMPGIDYNRNYIQQTISSTVDLDEKKTSFRYRLQISGGYSTELRSFFSMLDKDKEASDYYDALSKFEGDDNTIQIDTITSRIQKRNKPFSFVMSGKGVINNAISFINDSLVSVSIEKLIQHDQLENNTSTSDLDYYLDYNYSDRFLFYLNFPCDIQVLGLENGKIDYTNDFSEYSFELTQSKNNQLKFQSNYKILKNLIPKEKLEELKTLNEQVKNVKNKRLIVKLKRN, encoded by the coding sequence ATGAACCTATTGTTCTTAAAAAACAGAAAAGTTAGCCTGTTCATTGTTTGTATCGGCGTACTTTTTTATAGTTTTACATCTTTTGTAAAGGACACCAACGATGATCCTTTTGTAACACTTTGTAAAAACTCAGATGCCTACTACAAACACACATACCAAGATATTACATACGATAAATATTTGTTAGGTTACAGACGTTATGTTTCTATTGACAATAAATTAGTCGTAAACAATTCCAATGGCGTCGAGGAATATGCTTTCTTAAATTTAGATGAGTATCAAAGCAATCGCATTAAAAGTATACAAATCAGAACACTAAAATCTGATGGTTCTATCGTAGAACTCGATTCTAGTTTGGTGTTTAAGCGAACTTCCAAAAGAAAACCATTTGGTGCAATTAAACATCCAATTCCTGCGGTAGAACCTGGTGATACGATTGAAACAAAATATGTGTATTATGAAAATTTAGAAAAGTCTGATTTAAGAGCATACGTAAACTTGTATACGTCCATACCAAGTATAAATTCTCAATATACGGTAAAAACAGGAACAGGTTTTTCTGTACGTTACAAAACGTACAATGATTTCCCTGAACCAGAAGTGGTTTCCAATGATTCCTTGATCTATTTACAATTTTCAGCGGATAAAGTAAAAGGATTAGAACTCAATGAACACAGTTGTTTATTTTGCGAAAAACCATATTTCTACTATACTATTGAGAATAGAGACAAAGAATTTCGTACTTGGAAAAATGTGTATAATGAAGAATTTAATATCCTAACACAACCAATGGCTATTGACCGAGAAAAATCGTCATACTACAAAAGGTGGAAACGAAATACACTTGGAACAGCAAAAGATAGTTCCAAATATTACCAATTTAGGGTGTTGCACACTGACATCTTGGACAACTTTAGCATGAAACCTCCAAATCCTGAAGAAATCATAAAATCCAGCGGTTATTTTCTAAAGAAAAAACGATTTGATATGATCAGTATTCGAAGGTTTTACAGGCAATTGCTGGAAGATTTAGAAATTGACTATTGGGCAGTCTTTGGGAAAAATAAACAGTCAGGACCTATTGATATGGATTACATCCGAAAAGGTGAATTTGAGCATATATTTTTTGCCTTTAAAGATGAAAATGGAATCTTAAAATTTTTGTATCCAAACGAAGAGTTTTACAACTACCAATTGGATGAAATTCCAACGTCTCTGTACGACACCAAAGCGGTATTGGCACGACCTTTTCTCAAAAAGAAAAAGCGGAAAAAAGACAAATTCATTACTCGAAACTTTCAACTTGCCATGGCAGATTCTGTTTTGGTCGCTACTGTAAAAATGCCTGGTATTGATTACAACCGAAATTACATTCAGCAAACCATTTCTAGTACGGTAGATCTTGACGAAAAGAAAACATCATTTCGGTACCGATTGCAAATATCTGGCGGATATTCTACGGAATTGCGTAGTTTTTTCAGCATGCTCGATAAAGACAAAGAAGCAAGCGATTATTATGACGCATTGTCAAAATTTGAAGGAGACGACAATACCATACAAATAGATACAATAACCAGTCGCATACAAAAAAGGAACAAGCCTTTTTCATTTGTCATGAGCGGAAAAGGAGTCATAAACAATGCCATTTCGTTTATTAATGATAGTCTTGTTAGTGTATCTATTGAAAAATTAATTCAACACGATCAGTTAGAAAATAACACAAGCACCTCCGATTTAGATTATTATCTCGATTACAACTATTCAGATCGCTTTTTATTTTATCTCAATTTTCCGTGCGACATTCAAGTACTGGGACTCGAAAATGGAAAAATAGACTATACAAATGATTTTTCTGAATATTCTTTCGAACTCACGCAAAGTAAAAACAATCAACTTAAATTTCAGTCGAACTATAAAATCTTAAAGAATTTAATTCCAAAAGAAAAACTAGAAGAATTAAAAACACTCAACGAGCAAGTCAAAAATGTAAAAAACAAACGACTGATTGTGAAATTGAAACGGAATTAA
- a CDS encoding Gfo/Idh/MocA family protein, which produces MLKAGVLGAGHLGKIHLRLLQQSSQYELVGFYDANPEYAKSIAKEFGYTYFDTIDALIDAVDVVDIVTPTLSHHECAKKVITKGKHVFIEKPITNTVAEAEELIALAKKHNVKGQVGHVERFNPAFMAVKDKINSPMFIETHRLAEFNPRGTDVPVVLDLMIHDIDAILSVVDSKVKQINASGVSVISNSPDIANARIEFENGCVANLTSSRISMKNMRKSRFFQRDAYISVDFLEKKVEVVKMKDAPKDADEYAMILQNAEGVKKQIYFENPDIAQNNAILDELETFADAINNDTTPIVSLEQGTEALRVAIQIIETFKK; this is translated from the coding sequence ATGTTAAAAGCTGGAGTTTTAGGTGCAGGACACTTAGGAAAAATTCACCTTCGTTTATTACAACAATCTTCCCAATACGAACTTGTCGGTTTTTATGATGCCAATCCCGAATATGCAAAGTCCATCGCGAAAGAGTTTGGATATACGTATTTTGATACGATTGATGCATTGATTGATGCCGTAGATGTAGTGGATATTGTCACTCCAACACTTTCACATCACGAATGTGCGAAAAAAGTAATTACGAAAGGAAAGCATGTTTTTATTGAAAAACCAATCACAAATACAGTTGCAGAAGCTGAAGAATTGATCGCGTTGGCAAAAAAGCACAACGTAAAAGGACAAGTGGGACATGTAGAACGTTTCAACCCTGCATTTATGGCGGTGAAAGATAAAATTAATTCGCCGATGTTTATTGAAACGCACCGTTTGGCGGAATTCAATCCGCGCGGTACCGATGTTCCTGTGGTGTTAGATTTGATGATTCACGATATTGATGCCATTTTAAGCGTAGTTGATTCTAAAGTAAAACAAATTAATGCGAGTGGTGTTTCGGTCATTAGCAATTCACCTGACATTGCCAATGCGCGTATTGAGTTTGAAAATGGCTGTGTTGCCAATCTGACGTCCAGTCGTATTTCCATGAAAAACATGCGTAAAAGTCGTTTCTTTCAGCGTGACGCCTATATTTCAGTAGATTTCTTAGAGAAGAAAGTAGAAGTTGTAAAAATGAAAGATGCGCCGAAAGACGCAGACGAATACGCCATGATTCTTCAAAATGCAGAAGGCGTAAAGAAACAAATCTATTTTGAAAATCCAGATATTGCGCAAAACAATGCTATTTTGGACGAATTGGAAACCTTTGCAGATGCTATCAATAATGATACGACGCCCATCGTTTCGCTGGAACAAGGAACAGAAGCCTTACGTGTAGCAATTCAAATTATAGAAACTTTCAAAAAATAA
- the smpB gene encoding SsrA-binding protein SmpB, whose translation MQKNINIQNKKARFQYEILEKYTAGIVLTGTEIKSIRLSKASIAESFCEFNEQGELFVVNMYIEEYAFGTHYNHKPRSTRKLLLNKKELRSLHKQVKNSGLTIVPLRLFLNDRGLAKLSIALAKGKKIHDKRETIKDRDNKRNLDRIKKSFR comes from the coding sequence ATGCAAAAAAACATCAACATACAAAACAAAAAAGCGCGTTTTCAGTACGAAATTCTAGAAAAGTACACTGCGGGAATCGTCCTCACCGGAACGGAAATCAAATCCATTCGGTTGAGCAAAGCTTCTATTGCAGAAAGTTTTTGTGAATTCAACGAGCAAGGCGAACTCTTTGTGGTAAATATGTATATTGAAGAATATGCTTTTGGTACGCATTACAACCACAAACCCCGAAGCACGCGCAAGTTGTTGTTGAATAAAAAAGAATTGCGCAGTTTGCACAAACAAGTCAAAAACTCTGGCTTAACCATTGTTCCGTTGCGTTTATTCTTGAACGATCGCGGACTTGCCAAATTATCCATTGCATTGGCAAAAGGTAAAAAAATCCACGACAAGCGGGAAACCATCAAAGATCGCGACAACAAACGTAACTTAGATCGTATCAAGAAGAGTTTCCGTTAA
- a CDS encoding 5'-nucleotidase — translation MPIDFSDILVIGVSSRALFNLEEENAIFEKEGIEGYRKYQLKNENEPLLPGSAFYLVKSLLELNNQADKEIVEVIVMSRNSPETGLRILNSLIKHDLKITRVALSGGEPLAPYIDAFDVDLFLSKDDKDVQTVIDSKACAAATLYAPPESFDEKDNRVKIAFDADAVIFSDESELRNKTQGLEAFHKYESEHEEDPLNEGPFAKLLIKLSKIQEHLPTTIELTPLRIAIVTARNAPSHMRVIKTLRKWGVYVDEVYFLGGLSKDKVLKAFGAHIFFDDQDTHLVNTSKFVPSAKVPYLSDSPMKKIENDKKKQSKK, via the coding sequence ATGCCAATAGATTTTTCAGATATATTAGTGATTGGAGTTTCTTCAAGAGCGTTATTTAATTTAGAAGAGGAAAATGCAATCTTTGAAAAAGAAGGAATAGAAGGATATCGTAAATACCAATTAAAAAATGAAAACGAACCTCTACTTCCTGGCTCTGCCTTTTATCTAGTTAAAAGCCTTTTGGAACTAAATAATCAAGCGGACAAAGAAATTGTAGAAGTAATTGTAATGTCTCGAAATAGCCCTGAAACGGGTCTTCGAATTTTAAATTCATTGATAAAGCACGATTTAAAAATAACCAGAGTAGCTCTTTCTGGTGGAGAACCCTTAGCGCCTTATATAGATGCTTTTGATGTAGATTTATTCCTTTCAAAAGATGACAAAGACGTACAAACAGTAATTGATTCAAAAGCGTGTGCAGCAGCTACTCTTTATGCCCCACCAGAATCATTTGATGAAAAAGATAATCGAGTTAAAATAGCTTTTGACGCTGATGCTGTAATATTTAGTGATGAATCTGAATTACGTAATAAAACGCAAGGATTAGAGGCATTTCATAAATACGAATCTGAACACGAAGAAGACCCATTGAACGAAGGACCATTTGCTAAATTATTAATCAAACTATCTAAAATACAAGAACACCTACCAACAACAATTGAACTGACACCTTTGAGAATTGCTATTGTGACTGCCCGAAACGCACCAAGTCATATGCGTGTTATAAAAACACTTCGTAAATGGGGAGTTTATGTAGATGAAGTATATTTTTTAGGAGGACTTTCAAAAGATAAAGTTTTGAAAGCATTTGGAGCACATATATTTTTTGATGACCAAGACACTCATTTAGTTAATACAAGTAAATTTGTCCCGTCAGCTAAAGTTCCTTATTTGTCAGATTCACCTATGAAAAAAATAGAAAACGACAAGAAGAAACAATCGAAGAAGTAA
- a CDS encoding protein-L-isoaspartate(D-aspartate) O-methyltransferase codes for MKDTFKHKGMRNQLAQVVANKGITDEKILEGIRKIPRHLFMDSSFEAHAYQDKAFPIGADQTISQPYTVAFQTQLLDIQKGDKILEIGTGSGYQTAMLLELGAKVYSIERQKELFKRTSLFLPKLGYRPKRLIFGDGYKGLPEQAPFDGIVVTAGAPFVPKPLLAQLKIGGKLVIPVGETNKVQIMTLFVRTSEKAFSKKEFGEFRFVPMLEDKN; via the coding sequence ATGAAAGACACGTTCAAACATAAAGGCATGCGGAATCAGTTGGCACAAGTAGTTGCTAACAAGGGAATTACTGATGAAAAAATATTAGAGGGTATCCGAAAAATTCCGCGTCATTTGTTTATGGATTCAAGTTTTGAAGCACATGCATATCAAGACAAAGCGTTTCCTATTGGCGCTGATCAAACCATTTCTCAGCCATATACGGTGGCTTTTCAAACACAATTACTAGACATTCAGAAAGGTGACAAAATTCTAGAAATTGGCACAGGAAGCGGCTATCAAACCGCCATGTTGCTTGAACTAGGTGCCAAAGTGTACAGTATTGAACGTCAAAAAGAACTGTTCAAACGTACGAGTTTGTTTTTGCCAAAATTAGGGTATCGACCTAAAAGACTCATCTTTGGCGATGGTTACAAAGGTTTGCCCGAACAAGCTCCTTTTGACGGAATTGTGGTTACAGCAGGCGCGCCATTCGTTCCAAAACCCTTACTAGCTCAATTAAAAATAGGAGGAAAGTTGGTCATTCCCGTAGGGGAAACCAACAAAGTGCAAATCATGACTTTATTTGTCAGAACTTCAGAAAAAGCATTTAGCAAAAAAGAATTTGGAGAATTTCGCTTTGTGCCGATGTTGGAAGACAAAAACTAA
- a CDS encoding 3-hydroxybutyryl-CoA dehydrogenase, translating into MKNVAVIGAGTMGNGIAHTFAQFGFNVQLIDISQASLDKGMATITKNLDRMVSKERISEEDKQNTLNNITTFTSIKEGVEYASLVVEAATENVDLKLKIFRDLDELCPDDTILATNTSSISITQIAAVTSRPEMVIGMHFMNPVPIMKLVEIIRGYNTSDEVTNTIMELSKKLNKVPTEVNDYPGFVANRILMPMINESIETLYNGVAGVQEIDTVMKLGMAHPMGPLQLADFIGLDVCLSILNVMYEGFKNPKYAPCPLLVNMVMAGKLGVKSGEGFYDYAESRKAEKVAKIFS; encoded by the coding sequence ATGAAAAATGTAGCTGTTATCGGGGCAGGAACGATGGGCAATGGAATTGCGCATACCTTTGCTCAATTTGGCTTTAATGTTCAATTAATAGATATCTCTCAAGCTTCTTTAGATAAAGGAATGGCAACGATTACGAAAAACTTAGATCGTATGGTGTCAAAAGAACGAATTTCGGAAGAAGACAAGCAAAATACACTAAACAATATTACAACGTTCACAAGTATTAAAGAAGGCGTTGAATATGCAAGTTTGGTGGTAGAAGCAGCGACTGAAAATGTAGATTTAAAACTAAAAATATTTAGAGATTTAGACGAATTATGTCCAGATGACACCATTTTGGCAACCAATACGTCTTCCATTTCTATCACACAAATTGCAGCGGTGACCTCACGTCCTGAAATGGTGATCGGAATGCACTTTATGAATCCTGTGCCGATTATGAAATTGGTGGAAATTATCCGTGGCTACAATACGTCTGATGAAGTGACAAATACCATCATGGAGTTGTCTAAAAAGTTGAACAAAGTGCCTACGGAAGTGAACGATTATCCAGGATTTGTGGCAAACCGAATTTTGATGCCAATGATCAACGAATCTATTGAAACCTTATACAACGGCGTTGCAGGTGTTCAAGAAATTGATACCGTGATGAAATTAGGAATGGCGCATCCTATGGGACCTTTGCAATTGGCAGATTTCATTGGGTTGGATGTGTGTTTGTCTATCCTAAACGTGATGTATGAAGGATTTAAAAATCCAAAATACGCACCGTGTCCGTTGTTGGTCAATATGGTAATGGCAGGAAAATTAGGGGTAAAATCGGGTGAAGGATTTTACGATTATGCAGAAAGTAGAAAAGCGGAAAAAGTCGCAAAAATATTTAGCTAA